The Euphorbia lathyris chromosome 8, ddEupLath1.1, whole genome shotgun sequence genome has a window encoding:
- the LOC136202886 gene encoding uncharacterized protein, protein MSDPSNQEVLARNQKRGPQFKFLVPLIYAPVLPLIRIALRRNPVVRDRVFTAVLAGGFAHGFYLVTDLYDIESK, encoded by the exons ATGTCTGACCCATCAAACCA AGAGGTTCTCGCTCGAAATCAGAAAAGAGGACCCCAATTCAAGTTCTTGGTTCCTCTTATCTATGCACCCGTTCTTCCTCTAA TTCGGATCGCTCTGCGTAGAAATCCTGTTGTGAGGGACCGTGTGTTTACGGCTGTATTAGCTGGTGGCTTTGCTCATGGCTTTTACTTGGT AACAGATTTATATGACATTGAGAGCAAGTGA